A window of the bacterium HR11 genome harbors these coding sequences:
- the yraJ gene encoding Outer membrane usher protein YraJ: protein MKDPGPISVGPVSSSPGFLSSEPTPPLPIPHTYRLGPGTQAPGPFPSRISHLAFCILYLASCIPAIAQPAPEAVIVTVVLNQESKGEFVVYMTPEGDFLVRVEDLEAMGVRVPPGPVTEIEGQAYRSLRSIAGVSFEFDEKTLTLRVTVPPALLPPQVFDFRPPRPPNVYYPRDSALFVNYDVTYGVGTGLQFQSLNGSGQVGLRIRDVLFFSDFSYLRTPTFQRWVRLTSQVIYDGRSSLNRLVIGDFSASSGELGGTLPLGGVSFARVYSINPYLIRFPTWSFVGAADLRSTVRVSIDGQPVRTVEVAPGTFELRNLSYYGGFHELEVVVRDALGRERRFRETFYFTDALLGRGKQEFSYSAGFIREAFGAESWRYRDLAVLAFHRVGLTDGVTVGLRAEGLVHEFYNGGPLWAVRVGPLGVLSGSAAYSVRTQGDRRPGWAASVQYFYQTRPFVVGGFFRYFSRDYESLQTRRLPERPRQELGFTASWGSSVVGFLSAGGTWVRRWMGPDRQVWTATYNRTLLRRLNLIVNFQRVREQRTFWQVLGTLNLYLGPRVTVTGRYERGSAETGQGIQVQNIPPVGEGLGFRAAAQRTETGGGVLYAGEAFVQWNARYGTYRGFLQGFWGDLGRQYTLQLSAAGSLVYVGGTLAWGRPIVDSFGVVQVGDLAGVRVYVNNQEIGRTGRSGKLLVPLLSSYLDNQISINDKDIPLNYRVGEVVRFVSPPLRSGSLIRFDVRPFQAVTGVLKVRYDGQVEPVEFREVRMTGEGLQLVIPTGKGGEFYVEDVRPGSYRLSFEHRGRTCIMDVVLPRSSEIIVDLGEVVCEVR, encoded by the coding sequence ATGAAGGACCCCGGCCCCATCTCAGTCGGCCCCGTTTCCTCATCTCCGGGCTTTCTTTCCTCCGAGCCGACCCCTCCGCTCCCGATACCCCACACCTACCGGCTGGGACCCGGGACCCAGGCGCCGGGCCCCTTCCCATCCCGCATCTCGCATCTTGCATTTTGTATTCTGTATCTCGCATCTTGCATCCCGGCCATCGCTCAACCGGCCCCCGAGGCCGTCATCGTCACCGTCGTCCTGAATCAGGAGTCGAAGGGCGAGTTTGTCGTCTACATGACGCCGGAGGGCGACTTTCTGGTCCGGGTCGAGGACCTCGAGGCGATGGGGGTTCGGGTACCCCCGGGGCCGGTCACGGAGATCGAGGGCCAGGCCTACCGGTCCCTTCGGTCCATCGCCGGGGTGAGTTTCGAGTTCGACGAGAAGACGCTGACCCTGCGCGTCACGGTCCCTCCGGCCCTTTTGCCGCCCCAGGTGTTCGACTTTCGCCCCCCGCGACCGCCCAACGTCTACTACCCCAGAGATTCCGCTCTCTTTGTGAATTATGACGTCACTTACGGGGTCGGGACCGGTCTTCAATTCCAGAGCCTGAACGGGTCCGGCCAGGTCGGCCTCCGGATTCGGGACGTCCTGTTCTTTTCAGACTTTTCCTACCTGCGGACGCCGACCTTTCAACGATGGGTCCGACTGACGAGCCAGGTCATCTATGACGGGCGGTCCTCGTTAAACCGTCTCGTCATCGGGGACTTCTCGGCGAGCTCGGGCGAGCTGGGGGGCACGCTCCCGTTGGGGGGCGTCAGCTTTGCTCGTGTGTACTCGATCAATCCCTACCTCATCCGATTTCCGACGTGGTCCTTTGTCGGGGCGGCGGACCTGCGTTCGACGGTCCGGGTTTCCATCGACGGTCAGCCCGTCCGGACGGTGGAGGTCGCCCCGGGGACGTTCGAGCTCCGGAACCTGTCCTACTATGGGGGGTTTCATGAACTGGAAGTCGTGGTCCGGGACGCCCTCGGGCGGGAACGGCGATTTCGGGAAACCTTTTACTTTACCGACGCATTACTGGGGCGGGGTAAGCAGGAGTTCAGCTACAGCGCTGGCTTCATCCGGGAGGCTTTTGGGGCAGAGAGCTGGCGATACCGGGACCTGGCGGTCCTGGCGTTTCATCGGGTGGGTCTCACCGACGGCGTGACGGTCGGCCTGCGGGCCGAGGGCCTCGTGCATGAGTTCTACAACGGGGGCCCCCTCTGGGCCGTCCGGGTCGGCCCCCTGGGCGTCCTGTCGGGGTCGGCCGCTTACAGCGTCCGGACGCAGGGAGACCGAAGACCCGGATGGGCCGCCAGCGTTCAGTATTTTTATCAGACCCGGCCCTTCGTCGTGGGGGGCTTCTTCCGGTACTTCAGCCGGGACTACGAGAGTCTCCAGACCCGACGCCTTCCCGAACGACCCCGGCAGGAGCTGGGATTCACCGCAAGCTGGGGGTCTTCGGTCGTGGGCTTTCTCTCCGCCGGCGGGACCTGGGTCCGACGCTGGATGGGTCCGGACCGGCAGGTCTGGACGGCGACTTACAATCGGACCCTGCTCCGGCGGCTGAACCTTATCGTGAACTTCCAGCGGGTCCGGGAACAGAGGACCTTCTGGCAGGTCCTGGGGACGCTGAACCTCTACCTGGGTCCCCGGGTCACCGTCACGGGTCGATACGAGCGGGGTTCGGCCGAGACGGGTCAGGGCATCCAGGTCCAGAACATCCCGCCCGTCGGGGAGGGCCTGGGGTTCCGGGCGGCGGCCCAGCGGACCGAGACGGGCGGCGGCGTCCTCTACGCCGGGGAGGCTTTTGTACAGTGGAACGCACGGTACGGGACCTACCGGGGGTTCCTGCAGGGCTTTTGGGGCGACCTGGGGCGTCAGTACACGCTTCAGCTCTCGGCGGCCGGGTCGCTCGTTTACGTCGGCGGCACGCTGGCCTGGGGGCGGCCCATCGTGGACAGTTTCGGCGTCGTCCAGGTCGGGGACCTGGCCGGGGTGCGGGTATACGTCAACAATCAGGAGATCGGTCGCACGGGGCGGTCGGGCAAACTCCTGGTCCCCCTCCTGAGCTCTTACCTGGACAACCAGATATCGATCAACGACAAGGACATCCCCCTGAACTACCGGGTCGGGGAGGTCGTGCGCTTCGTCTCGCCGCCGCTTCGGAGCGGCTCGCTGATCCGCTTCGACGTGCGGCCCTTCCAGGCCGTCACGGGGGTCCTGAAAGTCCGTTACGACGGGCAGGTCGAGCCGGTCGAGTTTCGAGAGGTCCGGATGACCGGCGAGGGCCTCCAGCTCGTGATCCCGACCGGCAAGGGCGGGGAGTTCTACGTCGAGGACGTCCGGCCCGGGTCGTATCGGCTGTCTTTTGAGCACCGGGGGCGCACGTGTATAATGGACGTCGTCCTGCCGCGGTCGAGCGAGATCATCGTGGACCTGGGAGAAGTCGTCTGTGAGGTCCGGTAA